The genome window GGTGCTTATATCATTTTCTGTTAAATTGTGAGATGATTATTGCCATGGGTTGTGCTTTCCTCGTATATATACTCTGCACTCGCACAATttgaaaagataaataaaaagaggaaaagaaagaagttAGGAGAATTCTGTCTGGTAGGTTGGGCGTGCTCTGGAGATGGGTGTTATTATCTGGCACAGAAGCTACTTGATGTGAATTTGAGTATGTTGTAATTTCatatagaattttttttgtgatttcgTAATAACGAGATTAGTATAGAATTTTGTTGCGGTTTCATTTTGATTTGTCCTTGAGAAAGATGATTACAACTCTGCTAGTTCCAACTGATACTACAGTGCATAGTTGAACGTGTGCATACAGCTTTAGCTTCTGATGTTTAGTTCgcctttttgtgattttgtattGAACATATTCTCTTGATTGTTAGCGTTGTTCGCTCTTTATTTTGACAGTTCTCTCTTTTGGTTTTGATCCAGATTTACGGATTCTCTTGGGTTGTATTGGTGACCATTGTCCTGATTTTCAAGGTTTGTACCAAGAAAGTTGTCATTGCCCCTTTTGAGTATGCTCGATAAATTTCAATTAAACTCTTACTCTACGTGACTGAATAATCTGAATTTATTTTGCATTCCAGGTGTTCAGTTACAGTCCCAAAAAGTCGGCCAACTTCCAGCTAGTGATGAGATTTGCACAGGGTGTGGCGGCCTTAGGACTTGTTGCGGTTATTGCTCTTCTTGTAATATTTACCGAACTCTCAATAGCTGACCTGTTCGCAAGCCTGCTTGCAATCATTCCTACCGGATGGGCAATATTATGTGTAAGTTAGACTTTACATCACTGCACTTGTTAATCTACATACACGATCATTTTGCAAAGTTATTTAAGCTGTTTCAATTGTGCGTAAAACAGCTAGCGGTCACCTGGAAGAGTATCGTGAGGAGTCTAGGTTTATGGGACTCAGTGAGGGAGTTTGCCAGGATGTATGATGCCGGTATGGGGATGTTCATTTTCGCTCCTATAGCGTTCTTGTCCTGGTTCCCCTTCATCTCCACCTTCCAGTCTCGACTTCTCTTTAACCAAGCATTTAGCCGTGGGTTGGAAATATCACTCATCCTCGCCGGAAACAAAGCCAACGTTGACGTCTAATCTGGTCTCTCCCCGGAAAAGTTTTGGCTACTGCAAGTGTTCGACATCGCTTGTATGATATTGTACGTTTTTTGTGTGCGTGGGGCAAGGGTAGAACGGTTATTTCGGTAAATAGATgggtgtaaaatattgtagctGTGATTGAGAATTGTTATACTGAATTCGTTGACGGGTGACGTCGACGGTGTAGGTGTCTTGCTGAATTACTGCCCCATTTTGGTAAAATGACAAGATAGCCCTTGCGACGTATTTTGTGCAATGCCATTTCCCCTTTTTTTCGTTGATTCCCAATATAATTAAGGGATTGCCATTCAATATAATCCTTGGTCAAAACTTTTTTTGAGGTGTTTTGTCGATTTTTCTTACTTTAATTTTAACTGATTTTTGCAAATTTCAAGAAGATTATCGGTGAAAATTAAAGTGTAGAAAGAAATTGACCAATTATTGGCAGCTTCTTACAAATTTGGTGCGGCAGGGGTGAAATTGGCAAAAATctcaacttttttattttactgtCGTTATAATCAATACTAGGGAGGGAAGATTCAAACTCGGGACCTCGAGGGAAAGAACAAACGCTCCTCACGACTTGTTTCATCCGTTGAGACTTGTGTCATAAGACCTTGAATTTGTATAGCGCTAAAATGAACGGCAGGATCTATCACTCGACTAGAAGAAATACAAATCATAAAATCCTGCAAATTTCCGAATATCGGAGAATGCAACTAATCCATCCAACCAATCATCCAAAATACTACGATTAAAATAATGTCACACAAGTCTGAGATGCGATCCTTTCAATCCTAAGACCGCTACACAAAACAACTTGATATCAAATTAATCTGGAATTTGAAGCTCCAATGAATCCATGTTACTAGCAAGAAAACCCATCATTCACCACCAGCGGGATTCAAACAGAATCAAAGTTCAAATATCTCTGATACATAAAACCAAACACGACCTAAAAAATAAAGCACAAATAACACACATTGAAGAAAAATCTATGGCCACAAACCAAAGCTACTGGCCTTACACCCGATATAAGGAGGTGCCTACGAAGAATGAAAGCCACAAGCATCACAGCTCAATATCACTAAATTGACAACGATCGATACAATTTCTAATCAAGACACTCAGTACATTTAGTTTAGCAAACAGAAATTCGAAAACAAGTCCTGCAGGAGCTTAAATCTCCATCCTAATGCAAAAGAACAAATGCACCTAAAAAAAACTCCGAAACAAATTCGTGGGGGCTAATACTAGGGTGCAAATTCAGCTCCTCTTATAAATCACAACATGCCAAGCAGACAATCACGCTGTTAAACCCATAAGTAATCCTCAAATCTCCCTAAAAATACAACGAACTAAAACAAATCAGCCAAATGATACCGATACGAGAAGAAGAGGCCAAACATGCAATGCTCCGGAAAATCTAATTCAAATGCGATCAACAGGACCAatattacttgcagattcagcGCTCTCAACCACTCACATAAATTGCAACAGAAAGCAATCAACAACCCATTCATTTCGAAATAAACTTCAAATCTTTCCGcaataataaattataatgCAATGCACAACGAAATTGTAGTGAAAAAAATTACCACCAACTtcaaaatataatatatcataTCAAAAACAGCACAAATCCGTTCATGTCTCAAATCGAAGATCAGATTAAACGCCAAATCCATTAAAGCATAATCAAAACTAAAGTGCTTAACTTGACAGTCGCtaatttcatttcaataacaaAAACACGAACCCAAATGAAATCGATCGAAATCAATCGACGTTCTGCATGATATCCTCTGCGGTGAACTTGGTGCCCTTGTCCTTGTCAGCGGCGGCGCGGCCCTTGGCCTTGCGGTCGAGCAGAGACTTGCGGTCCTTGTCGAGGCGGAGCTTGGTGATGACGACCTTGGAGGGGTTGATGCCGACATTGACGGTGGACCCGTTCACCTTCTCTCGGGTGATCCGCTCGATGTGGATGACCCACTTCCGGCGGTACACCTGGACGACCTTGCCCTCGCGGCCCTTATAGGTCCCACGCACGACCTGGACCTCGTCGTCCTTGCGCACCGGCATCGATCGGACATTGTACTTGGAGCGGAGGTCAGTGGAGAGAGGCGCGCTCATCAGCACGCGGCGCACGCTGGACGGCGCGGTGAAGTGAGCCTTGCGGTTCTTCCGGCGGGAGCTGGTGACGCGGGGATTGTACTtcatttttgctttgctttcgcTCGCTCCTGCTCTGCTCCTAGGGTTTTCGGCTAGGGTTTGAGATTCTGGCTGGTCTTTAAGTTTAGGTTTATATAGAGAAGCGTTTGAATGCCAGGCCCGCTTTCGGATGCGGGATTCTTTTTATGGACCTTgctttgggcccaaacagtgaTAGACGTAcgattctcgtcaaaaacgaatttgaactatattattactagcctattgtgagactTAGCTCACTTATATActctcttaatgtagataatatcatttattaaaaaaaaaaaaaatggttgatGCGAACACCTGTTAATCTAACGGTTGAAAAATCCGAACACAAAAGGATTCCTTTGAGGACATGTATGTcagattttaaaatattatggcTTGGATGATTAAGTGGATTGTAAAAGAAACGATATTTAATCAATTTATCCATCTCGAGTTCACGTGATATTTTTTAGTGTGCTGGTAATACAATCTGGTATAACATATGTTATAATACAATTGTTTAgaaatttgttttttcaaatttctaaccaATTGTATTTTTATACTTCAAGTACCGGACCGTATTCTTaacacattgaaattttttttgagtTCACATAGTGATTTGGAAGCCATATGATGAAAGGTTATTAACAATTTTTGAAATGATATTAAAGTCCATTAggaaaaagattgaaaaattggaaaataaccaaaatttggCCCCATATAGAATTATAGTCACAATTTTATGGTTATGctaattataaccaaaagttAATGATATCGtcttcttttcaaaaaaaaaaaaaaaaatttatgaccAAAAGTTAATATGAAAAatactaatatacccttaaaAGTACTATACACAAATTCCCCACTT of Malus sylvestris chromosome 6, drMalSylv7.2, whole genome shotgun sequence contains these proteins:
- the LOC126627281 gene encoding 60S ribosomal protein L26-1, which translates into the protein MKYNPRVTSSRRKNRKAHFTAPSSVRRVLMSAPLSTDLRSKYNVRSMPVRKDDEVQVVRGTYKGREGKVVQVYRRKWVIHIERITREKVNGSTVNVGINPSKVVITKLRLDKDRKSLLDRKAKGRAAADKDKGTKFTAEDIMQNVD